In one window of Sandaracinaceae bacterium DNA:
- a CDS encoding DUF4440 domain-containing protein — protein sequence MKLSAEEESAVQELEEKLWIPKSRFDRAWIDRVLAPDFLEYGRSGRQYSRQQAVDVPFEPFVAKLPLPEFRVRVLAPDVVQATYISEAEFGGVVERARRSSIWSRVDGGWQLRFHQGTPID from the coding sequence ATGAAGTTGTCCGCCGAGGAGGAGAGCGCCGTTCAGGAGCTCGAGGAGAAGCTGTGGATACCCAAGTCGCGCTTCGACCGCGCATGGATAGACCGCGTGTTGGCGCCGGACTTCCTCGAGTACGGGCGCTCGGGCCGGCAGTACTCGCGGCAACAGGCGGTCGACGTGCCGTTCGAGCCCTTCGTGGCAAAGCTCCCCCTGCCTGAGTTCCGTGTGCGCGTGCTCGCGCCAGACGTGGTCCAAGCCACGTACATCAGCGAAGCGGAGTTCGGGGGCGTCGTCGAGCGGGCCCGGCGCAGCTCGATCTGGTCGCGTGTCGATGGGGGGTGGCAGCTGCGCTTTCACCAAGGCACGCCTATCGACTGA